Proteins from a single region of Elusimicrobiota bacterium:
- a CDS encoding glutamine synthetase III, with protein MKESKGLFADYGALTFDKKAMARNLSKATYQQILDVIENDEKLEVEIADEVAHAMKEWAISQGATHFCHWFQPQRGVTAEKHDSFLSFDETGQPIDRFSGRQLIQSEPDASSFPSGGMRSTFEARGYTAWDPTSPAFLLKNSDGKGATLVIPSVYLSWTGETLDMKTPLLRAVRVVEERAFKLLKLFGNRTARNVRVTIGPEQEYFLVRKEFYRRRPDLVYAGRTLFGAASAKQQQLEDHYFGSIQPKVLEFMTDLDRALFERGIPAKTRHNEVAPNQFELAPIFETANLAIDHNLQLMEIMRKTADDHGFALLLHEKPFSGINGSGKHLNWSMADSEGQNLLEPGAAPKKNIQFLVYLAAFLAGVNKYGGLLRAAVADAGNDHRLGANEAPPAIMSVYLGEYLDRLLTDIEKGSLSKDASREAIGHGLKSLPSIVLDNSDRNRTSPLAFTGNKFEFRAVGSSQSIAEPATALCLAVADGLDRVLEKLEKHAGDEDFTKRALDVVRELVKETKRIRFEGNGYSEEWHREAARRGLPNAKNTPDALETFVEKAVVELYERYKVLSKHELEAKHEIKLEAYVKLKEIELRQLRELIVTDIAPALVRQIDLYGSAAGRLESAKGGKELKAKLAEFGGLLAELYAGADGAEKVLEKAGAETDMVQRAKVFAGAGVETLSEMRSACDRTEQAVEHRYWPLPKYRDMLNLL; from the coding sequence GTGAAAGAATCGAAAGGCCTCTTCGCGGACTACGGCGCCCTGACCTTCGACAAGAAGGCGATGGCCCGGAACCTGAGCAAGGCCACCTATCAGCAGATCCTCGACGTCATCGAGAACGACGAGAAGCTCGAGGTCGAGATCGCCGACGAGGTCGCCCACGCCATGAAGGAGTGGGCCATCTCACAGGGCGCGACCCATTTCTGCCACTGGTTCCAGCCGCAGCGGGGCGTCACCGCCGAGAAGCACGACTCCTTCCTGAGCTTCGACGAGACCGGCCAGCCCATCGACCGCTTCTCCGGCCGCCAGCTCATCCAGAGCGAGCCCGACGCCTCCTCCTTCCCCTCGGGCGGCATGCGCTCGACCTTCGAGGCCCGCGGCTACACCGCGTGGGACCCGACCTCCCCGGCCTTCCTCCTTAAGAACAGCGACGGGAAGGGCGCGACCCTCGTCATCCCCTCGGTCTATCTCTCCTGGACCGGAGAGACGCTCGACATGAAGACCCCGCTCCTGCGCGCCGTGCGCGTCGTCGAGGAGCGCGCCTTCAAGCTCCTCAAGCTCTTCGGCAACCGCACCGCGCGCAACGTGCGCGTGACCATCGGACCCGAGCAGGAGTACTTCCTCGTGCGCAAGGAGTTCTACCGCCGGCGCCCGGACCTCGTCTACGCGGGCCGCACGCTCTTCGGCGCCGCCTCCGCCAAGCAGCAGCAGCTCGAGGACCACTACTTCGGCTCCATCCAGCCCAAGGTCCTCGAGTTCATGACGGACCTCGACCGCGCGCTCTTCGAGCGCGGCATCCCGGCCAAGACGCGCCACAACGAGGTCGCGCCCAACCAGTTCGAGCTCGCGCCGATCTTCGAGACCGCGAACCTGGCCATCGACCACAACCTCCAGCTCATGGAGATCATGCGCAAGACGGCCGACGACCACGGCTTCGCCCTGCTCCTACACGAGAAGCCCTTCTCGGGCATCAACGGCAGCGGCAAGCACCTGAACTGGTCGATGGCGGATAGCGAGGGGCAGAACCTCCTCGAGCCCGGCGCGGCCCCCAAGAAGAACATCCAGTTCCTCGTCTACCTGGCCGCCTTCCTCGCCGGCGTGAACAAGTACGGGGGGCTCCTGCGCGCGGCCGTCGCCGACGCGGGCAACGACCACCGGCTCGGGGCCAACGAGGCTCCGCCGGCCATCATGTCCGTCTACCTCGGAGAGTACCTCGACCGCCTCCTCACCGACATCGAGAAGGGCTCTCTGTCCAAGGACGCCTCGCGCGAGGCCATCGGGCACGGCCTCAAGAGCCTGCCGAGCATCGTGCTCGACAACTCCGACCGCAACCGCACCTCGCCGCTGGCCTTCACCGGCAACAAGTTCGAGTTCCGCGCCGTCGGCTCCTCGCAGAGCATCGCGGAGCCGGCCACGGCCCTCTGCCTGGCGGTCGCCGACGGTCTCGACCGCGTGCTGGAGAAGCTCGAGAAGCACGCCGGCGACGAGGACTTCACGAAGCGCGCGCTCGACGTCGTGCGCGAGCTGGTCAAGGAGACCAAGCGCATCCGCTTCGAGGGCAACGGCTACTCCGAGGAGTGGCACAGGGAGGCGGCGCGCCGCGGCCTGCCCAACGCCAAGAACACCCCGGACGCGCTCGAGACCTTCGTCGAGAAGGCCGTCGTCGAGCTCTACGAGCGCTACAAGGTCCTCTCGAAGCACGAGCTCGAGGCTAAGCACGAGATCAAGCTCGAGGCCTACGTGAAGCTCAAGGAGATCGAGCTGCGCCAGCTCCGCGAGCTCATCGTCACCGACATCGCGCCCGCGCTCGTGCGCCAGATCGACCTCTACGGCTCGGCGGCCGGGCGCCTGGAGTCCGCGAAGGGCGGCAAGGAGCTCAAGGCGAAGCTCGCGGAGTTCGGCGGGCTGCTCGCCGAGCTCTACGCGGGCGCCGACGGCGCGGAGAAGGTCCTCGAGAAGGCCGGCGCCGAGACCGACATGGTCCAGCGCGCGAAGGTCTTCGCCGGCGCGGGCGTCGAGACCCTCTCGGAGATGCGCTCGGCCTGCGACCGCACCGAGCAGGCCGTCGAGCACCGCTACTGGCCGCTGCCCAAGTACCGGGACATGCTCAACCTCCTGTAG
- a CDS encoding methyltransferase domain-containing protein: MIREADLLQLVLAASALRAGLLAFARPRFAPSASPHGALAACEEELFTLRRASSALWAFVLLDSLLRTYVAYWALRPPVSWGLLAWTAGSDVVLAFAAAGLRRPGRCLAAPLLHPLRLLAAALSGGSAFHDDGRSLLLPRGGPLPSVLPAPLADNGTCAAWLSELTGAAPSDVLRGLRDEELWPGSRVREALARLGVRPHERSAELERYCAETGDFLYELVLWNRCRFKLGMRARIMAALGTAGPKPLRVLCFGDGLGADAACLSALGHAVEHWEPAPACRAFARRLFAAEGRAVRVLEREPAETGAYDAVVCLDVLEHVPDPPALAARLSALLRPGGRLFVHAPFGILTPEAGTHLRSNRVYFGRPERVFPPELRLAGGEPLFWAPVVFEKSPGAAALPPAFRASALLMRCGVYAFAWRMLVEVPVRWANLISLSALRRTFFEASRLAPFCSSDGEVRP; the protein is encoded by the coding sequence ATGATCCGGGAAGCGGACCTCCTTCAGCTCGTCCTCGCGGCCTCCGCCCTCCGGGCAGGGCTGCTGGCGTTCGCCCGGCCGCGCTTCGCCCCCAGCGCCTCTCCCCACGGCGCGCTGGCGGCCTGCGAGGAGGAACTCTTCACGCTCCGCCGGGCCTCCTCGGCGCTGTGGGCCTTCGTCCTCCTCGACTCCCTGCTGCGCACCTACGTCGCATACTGGGCGCTGCGCCCTCCGGTCTCCTGGGGGCTGCTGGCGTGGACGGCGGGCAGCGACGTCGTCCTCGCCTTCGCGGCCGCCGGGCTCCGTCGACCCGGGCGCTGCCTCGCGGCGCCGCTCCTGCATCCTCTGAGGCTCCTGGCTGCCGCGCTCTCCGGCGGGTCGGCCTTCCACGACGACGGCCGGAGCCTGCTCCTCCCTCGCGGAGGGCCTCTGCCGAGCGTCCTCCCCGCGCCGCTCGCCGACAACGGGACCTGCGCGGCGTGGCTCTCCGAGCTGACGGGCGCGGCTCCGAGCGACGTCCTCCGCGGCCTGCGCGACGAGGAGCTCTGGCCGGGCTCGCGCGTGCGCGAAGCCCTCGCGCGGCTCGGCGTCCGGCCGCACGAGCGGAGCGCGGAGCTCGAGCGCTATTGCGCGGAGACCGGAGACTTCCTTTATGAGCTCGTGCTTTGGAACCGCTGCCGCTTCAAGCTCGGGATGCGGGCGCGGATCATGGCGGCCCTCGGGACCGCGGGCCCGAAGCCGCTGCGGGTCCTCTGCTTCGGCGACGGTCTGGGAGCCGACGCCGCATGCCTGAGCGCGCTCGGGCACGCGGTGGAGCACTGGGAGCCTGCGCCGGCGTGCCGCGCCTTCGCCCGGAGGCTCTTCGCGGCCGAGGGCCGCGCGGTCCGCGTGCTGGAGCGCGAGCCCGCAGAGACGGGCGCCTACGACGCCGTCGTCTGTCTCGACGTCCTCGAGCACGTCCCCGACCCTCCGGCGCTCGCCGCGCGCTTGAGCGCGCTGTTGAGGCCCGGCGGCCGGCTCTTCGTCCACGCGCCCTTCGGCATCCTCACTCCGGAGGCGGGCACGCACCTGCGCTCCAACCGCGTCTACTTCGGGCGTCCCGAGCGCGTGTTCCCCCCGGAGCTGCGCCTCGCGGGCGGGGAGCCGCTCTTCTGGGCGCCGGTCGTCTTCGAGAAGAGTCCCGGGGCGGCCGCCCTCCCTCCCGCCTTCCGCGCGAGCGCGCTTCTCATGCGCTGCGGCGTCTACGCTTTCGCGTGGAGGATGCTCGTCGAGGTCCCCGTCCGCTGGGCCAACCTCATCTCCCTGAGCGCGTTGCGCCGTACCTTCTTCGAGGCCTCGCGGCTGGCGCCGTTTTGCTCCTCGGACGGGGAGGTCCGTCCGTGA